From the genome of Notolabrus celidotus isolate fNotCel1 chromosome 5, fNotCel1.pri, whole genome shotgun sequence, one region includes:
- the c5h17orf97 gene encoding protein LIAT1: protein MPPEMVASLLPPQSPGQPRGQLPKLRDTRKKDGKRLSSSGCRRKKKQRKDSSGLLKNKSSLSGEAELSAKAAKARESLRWEGALEDPQAEEKRLELYRANRRQRYVAHRQDSEVTSTQRKDKKASGDSEQQVVASLLHLRLK, encoded by the coding sequence ATGCCTCCTGAGATGGTGGCCTCTCTGCTGCCCCCCCAGAGTCCAGGTCAACCTCGAGGCCAGCTGCCAAAGCTCAGAGACACCAGGAAGAAGGATGGAAAACGGCTCAGCAGCAGcggctgcaggaggaagaaaaaacaacGCAAGGATTCATCCGGCCTGCTGAAAAACAAATCCAGTTTAAGTGGAGAGGCAGAGCTCTCCGCTAAAGCCGCCAAGGCTCGGGAGAGCTTGAGGTGGGAGGGAGCGCTGGAAGATCCTCAGGCTGAGGAGAAGAGGCTGGAGCTGTACAGAGCCAACAGGCGGCAGCGTTACGTTGCACACAGACAAGACAGCGAGGTTACCTCCACACAGAGGAAGGACAAAAAGGCTTCAGGTGATTCTGAACAACAGGTGGTTGCATCATTACTCCACTTGAGACTGAA
- the LOC117813165 gene encoding trafficking regulator of GLUT4 1-like, with protein sequence MAINNDPTFGKSALGEREVSNPTEFQDTEKLLSTTTTEPTGQTNIKPSDSFSLTIRGSIRSLDADQNGHRSPLKSGSIGQLAPPPRSLSRLSLGPLPSPLPPGSAPRSYLWLAVLSCFCPAVPLNICALWYAHVSRTVLHSGDIAGARKYGRLSMLLSCLAILLGVAVIIFTVLTIETQQ encoded by the exons ATGGCTATCAACAATGATCCTACGTTTGGGAAAAGCGCCCTGGGGGAGAGAGAAGTTTCAAACCCCACCGAGTTCCAGGACACGGAGAAGCTGCTGAGCACCACGACCACTGAGCCCACCGGGCAGACCAACATCAAGCCGTCCGACTCCTTCTCCCTCACCATCAGAGGCAGCATCCGCTCCCTGGACGCGGACCAGAATGGACACAGATCACCACTTAAGTCGGGCTCCATCGGGCAGCTGGCCCCCCCACCCAGGTCCTTGTCCCGGCTCAGCTTGGGTCCTCTGCCCTCCCCGTTGCCACCCGGGTCCGCACCCCGGAGTTACCTCTGGCTCGCTGTGCTGTCCTGCTTCTGCCCAGCTGTGCCGCTCAACATCTGTGCCTTGTGGTATGCACATGTG TCGAGGACAGTTCTCCATTCAGGAGACATAGCAGGAGCAAGGAAGTATGGGCGTCTGTCTATGCTCCTCAGCTGTCTAGCAATACTGCTGGGTGTGGCTGTCATCATCTTCACAGTGTTAACAATAG agacCCAGCAGTGA